The following is a genomic window from Citrifermentans bemidjiense Bem.
AGCTGGCGGGTGAAGAGGAAAAAGCGCTCCGAATCGAGCTGATGCAAAAGGAGATAGCGGTTTTTGCCGTAGAGGGTCTGCTCCCCGCGCCCCCGGTCCCCGGTCACCAGCAGTGCGTAGACGGGGGGGCTTCCCTGTCCCAGGGAGAGCATCCGCTCCTCCGCCAGAAGCGCCGCCCGCGCCACCAGGAGGTCGTGCCAGGCGTTGCCTGCGCCGGTCAGCGCGAGGACCGAGCCGCGCCTGCTGAAGTGGGCGGAGAGAAGTTCGCCGTGGCGCGCGGTTAGGGGAGGCAACCCGGCCGGGGCGACGGTTTCCCTCAGGGCCTGGTGCAAGGCCGCAAGCTCCGCGTCCAGCTGCGACTCGTAGTCGAGCTCCGCCTCCAGCGCCTCGGTCATCCCTTCCAGGAAGGACTGCGCCTCCTGCGCGGAGCTCCGCCCCCACTTGCAGGTAAGCCGCGTCTTCAGCCCCTCCACCAGCCGGGCGCTCTCGCGCCACTTGAGGATGTCGTCTCCTTTGGTTCCCAGCAGCATCGCCATTTACGGCTCCCAGTACAAAGACGTTGTCAGTCGAGGTGCCCGTGCACCTCTTTTTCCAGAAAGCGCCCCATCTCCTCCGATGGGGCGGGGGTGGCGAGCGAAACCGCTATCATCACCGCTATCACCAGGGGGGCCCCCAGAAGCGCCGACGAGGTGACCGGGAAGAGGAGGGCCAGCTGCGGGAAAATACCGCCGCAAAGAGGGGCGATGGCGGTACAGACGATGCCGGTCAGCATCCCCGCTATGGCGCCGTAGCGGTTGGCGCGCCCCCACCAGATCCCCAGAAGAAAGAGCGGGAAGATGGTGTTGCCTGCCAAAGCGAAGGCGACGGCCGTGATCTCCGCGATCAGACCCGGCGGGTCGAGCGCCAAAAGGAGCACGATGGCGGCGAGCACCAAGGTCCCACCCTTGGCCACCTGCATCCGCGCTGATTCGCTGGCGCTGCGGTTGACCATGGAATAGTAGATATCGTGGGAGATCGAGGCGGCGCCGGTCATCAGCAGCCCCGCCACGGTGAAGAAGGCGGCCGAGAGGGCCCCTGCGGCGAGAACCCCGACGAGCCACCCCGGAAGCCCCGCCCAGACCGCAGTCTTAAGCGCGATCACGTCGGCTGCATCGCGGGCCGCGGCGGGGTCGGGGATGAGGCCGCTTCTCGCCTCCAAGAGCCTGCCGAAGACGGAGAAGGCGGGGGCGGACCAGTAGATGAGGGCGATGAAGAAGAGCCCCCAGACCACGCTCCAGCGCGCGTCGCGCACGTTGGGTACCGTGTAGAAGCGCGACAGCACGTGGGGAAGCCCCGCGGTGCCGACCATGAGTGTGAAACAGAGCGCGCACCACTGGTAGAGGGAGCCGTTGGCGAAGGGGAGGGTGAAGTCGATGTTGAACTGGCGCGACAGATCGGTAAGAGCGCGGCCGTAGCCGAACTGGGGGAGGAGCCAGAAGTAGCCGAGCTTTCGGGCGAGCCACATGAGCGGGACGATGAAGGAGACGCTGATCACCAGGTATTGCAGCTGCTGGTTTCTCGGGACCCCCAGCATCCCCGAGATGACCAGGTAGGAGACCACGGCCAGCGCCCCGTAGGTCACCCCCTGCTGGTAGTCGATGCCGAACATGAAGGAGAAGATGAGGCCTATCCCCTTGAACTGGGCCACGCAGTAGATGATGGAGATGGCAATGGAGATGGCGGCGGCGATGGCGCGCGCGGCCTGGGAGCCGTAGCGCTCCCCCACGAACTCGGGGGCGGTGAACTTGCCGAAGCGGCGGATCTGGCTCGCCAGGAGCACGAGGAGCA
Proteins encoded in this region:
- a CDS encoding VC_2705 family sodium/solute symporter; the encoded protein is MNDSSWSIFVVLLVLASFIVVGLRQKSRESQEYGFGGRYTGRIGGGAAIASNWMSAASLMGLAGIIYLQGYQGLAYVIGWTGGYVLLLVLLASQIRRFGKFTAPEFVGERYGSQAARAIAAAISIAISIIYCVAQFKGIGLIFSFMFGIDYQQGVTYGALAVVSYLVISGMLGVPRNQQLQYLVISVSFIVPLMWLARKLGYFWLLPQFGYGRALTDLSRQFNIDFTLPFANGSLYQWCALCFTLMVGTAGLPHVLSRFYTVPNVRDARWSVVWGLFFIALIYWSAPAFSVFGRLLEARSGLIPDPAAARDAADVIALKTAVWAGLPGWLVGVLAAGALSAAFFTVAGLLMTGAASISHDIYYSMVNRSASESARMQVAKGGTLVLAAIVLLLALDPPGLIAEITAVAFALAGNTIFPLFLLGIWWGRANRYGAIAGMLTGIVCTAIAPLCGGIFPQLALLFPVTSSALLGAPLVIAVMIAVSLATPAPSEEMGRFLEKEVHGHLD